GCGAGTTTTACGAGCCGGGTGAGGGCCGCCCCACCGCCGATCACGGCAGCAGGTGCGCGATGGAGTTCGCGTAGTAGCGCAGCAGCGTCGCCTCCTCCGCCACCGGCGAGTACACGCCGTCCTCGTCGCGCACCATGTGGCGCATCGTCAGCATCCGCAGACCCACGGTCACGCCGTAGTCCAGGTCGCGGCGGGGCACGTACAGCCGCGCGCCCGCCCCCTCCAGCTCGGCGATCAGTGCGTTCACCCGCGCCTTCAGCTCCAACTCGTCGAGCCGCGCGTCCGGGTCGCGGACGAAGACGGTGGAGACGAGGGCTACCGGCAGCACCGGGACCACGGCGCCGACGGCGTCCATCAACGCGCCACCCAGCTCTGCCACGCGCTCGTGCCGCTCGTCGCGGTCCAGCCGCCGGAAGTCCACCGCGTGCTCCGTGCAGTACGCGCGCATGGAGATGGGCGAGCCGAAGTTCACGCAGGCGTACCCGAAGCGGTGCCACTGCCCGCGCAGCGCCAGCCCCAGGTTGCGGCCGATGAACCGCGCCGACCCCACCGCCGCCGCTGCCGGGCCGCGCTTGACCCGGTCCGGCTCCAGGTCCAGCAGCAGCGTGCGGTCCTCGAGCGTGCGGTCGTAGTTGATGCCCACGGGGATGAACACCAGGTCGCGCTCGCCGCCGGGGTCGAAGGCGCGGAGGATGTAGTCCAGGAGCCCCAGCTTGGGCGGCCGCAGGCGCCCGTCGCGGCTCAGCCCGCCCTCGGGGTAGACGGCCTGCGTCACGCCCGCCGCCGTGGCCATGTGGACGTAGCGCTCCAGCACGCGCCGGTACAGCTCGTCCGTGCCGCCGCGGCGGATGAAGTACGCGCCCATGCTGCGGATGAGCATGTGCAGCGGCCACACCCGCGCCCACTCGCCCACCGCGTAGCTCAGCGCCGCGCGGCTGGCCGCAAGGTAGCCGACCAGCACGTAGTCCATGTTGCTGCGGTGGTTCATCACGAACACCACCGTCGCGTCCTTCTCGATGCCCGCCAGCCCCTCCTCGTCGGAGTAGCCCAGGCGCACGCGGTACAGGAGCCGGGCGACCCGCCGCGCCAGCCAGTAGCCCACGCGGAAGTACAGGTACGCGTTGAACGCCGGCACCGTCTCGCGGGCGTAGCGGGCGGCGCGGGCCATCGCCACCTGGCGCGGCATGCCGTGCTCGCGCGCATACGAACCGACCGCCTCCTGGACCTTGT
This sequence is a window from Longimicrobiaceae bacterium. Protein-coding genes within it:
- a CDS encoding 1-acyl-sn-glycerol-3-phosphate acyltransferase, whose translation is MGGTVRLPVWLVLLLAAFAAWAALDRLLVPGVRWYFRQRANRVIDELNTRLRIEIQPFKLTRRQALIDRLLYDHKVQEAVGSYAREHGMPRQVAMARAARYARETVPAFNAYLYFRVGYWLARRVARLLYRVRLGYSDEEGLAGIEKDATVVFVMNHRSNMDYVLVGYLAASRAALSYAVGEWARVWPLHMLIRSMGAYFIRRGGTDELYRRVLERYVHMATAAGVTQAVYPEGGLSRDGRLRPPKLGLLDYILRAFDPGGERDLVFIPVGINYDRTLEDRTLLLDLEPDRVKRGPAAAAVGSARFIGRNLGLALRGQWHRFGYACVNFGSPISMRAYCTEHAVDFRRLDRDERHERVAELGGALMDAVGAVVPVLPVALVSTVFVRDPDARLDELELKARVNALIAELEGAGARLYVPRRDLDYGVTVGLRMLTMRHMVRDEDGVYSPVAEEATLLRYYANSIAHLLP